AGCCATAGTAAGTTTGAGGTGATCTCATATGGGCAAAAGAAAAAAAGATCCGACAACAATTGGCTTAAATTCTTCACAAGTAGAAGGACAAGGAACAACGGAACAAGA
Above is a genomic segment from Oikeobacillus pervagus containing:
- a CDS encoding YuzL family protein, with the protein product MGKRKKDPTTIGLNSSQVEGQGTTEQETGHKSRSSSQKKQNRM